In one window of Accipiter gentilis chromosome 28, bAccGen1.1, whole genome shotgun sequence DNA:
- the LOC126051773 gene encoding cytochrome P450 1B1, with protein MAFERLGEALRGLPASQGCLLLLLCLLAAVHLGKLLLQRQQRRRQGQRRAPPGPFPWPLIGNAAQLGSAPHLSFARLASTYGAVFQLRLGRWPVVVLNGERAIRQALVRQGAAFAGRPPFPSFQLVSGGLSLAFGGYSELWKLHRRAAHATVRAFSTGSPATRRLLERHLVGEARALVALLVRGSAGGAFLDPSRVLVVAVANVMSALCFGRRYSHGDGEFLRLVGRNEQFGRAVGAGSLVDALPWLQRFPSPVRAAYRAFRDLNRDFYGFVRGKFLQHQRSLRPGAAPRDMMDAFIRLQREQPRLQLEHVPATVTDIFGASQDTLSTALQWLLIFLIRYPNVQAKMQEEVDRIVGRDRLPCAEDQPHLPYIMAFLYESMRFSSFVPVTIPHATTTNTFIMGYLIPKDTVIFVNQWSVNHDPAKWSNPEDFDPTRFLDENGFINKDLTSSVMIFSLGKRRCIGEELSKVQLFLFTSILVHQCNFTANPNEDPKMDFTYGLTIKPKPFTLNVTLRDTMDLLDQAVQRLQAEKAANENQLSANA; from the exons ATGGCCTTCGAGAGGCTCGGGGAAGCCCTGCGCGGCCTCCCCGCCTCGCaaggctgcctgctgctcctcctctgcctgctcgcCGCCGTCCACCTGGGCAAGCTCCTCCTGCAGCGGCAGCAGCGCCGGCGGCAGGGCCAGCGCCGGGCGCCGCCGGGCCCCTTCCCCTGGCCCCTGATCGGCAACGCGGCGCAGCTGGGCAGCGCCCCGCACCTCTCCTTCGCCCGCCTGGCCAGCACCTACGGCGCCGTCTTCCAGCTGCGCCTGGGGCGCTGGCCCGTGGTGGTGCTGAACGGGGAGCGCGCCATCCGGCAGGCCCTCGTCCGCCAGGGGGCCGCCTTCGCCGGCCGGCcgcccttcccctccttccagcTGGTGTCGGGCGGGCTCAGCCTGGCCTTCGGCGGCTACTCGGAGCTGTGGAAGCTGCACCGCCGGGCGGCGCACGCCACGGTGCGGGCCTTCTCCACCGGCAGCCCCGCCACCCGCCGGCTGCTGGAGCGGCACCTGGTGGGCGAGGCGCGGGCGCTGGTGGCGCTGCTGGTGCGCGGCAGCGCCGGCGGCGCCTTCCTCGACCCCTCGCGCGTCCTGGTGGTGGCCGTGGCCAACGTGATGAGCGCCCTGTGCTTCGGCCGCCGCTACAGCCACGGCGACGGCGAGTTCCTGCGCCTGGTGGGGCGCAACGAGCAGTTCGGGCGGGCGGTGGGCGCCGGCAGCCTGGTGGACGCGCTGCCCTGGCTCCAGCGCTTCCCCAGCCCCGTGCGCGCCGCCTACCGCGCCTTCCGCGACCTCAACCGCGACTTCTACGGCTTCGTCCGCGGCAAGTTCCTGCAGCACCAGCGCAGCCTGCGCCCGGGGGCCGCCCCCCGCGACATGATGGACGCCTTCATCCGCCTGCAGCGGGAGCAGCCGCGGCTGCAGCTCGAGCACGTGCCCGCCACCGTCACCGACATCTTCGGCGCCAGCCAGGACACCCTCTCCACCGCCCTGCAGTGgctcctcatcttcctcatcaG GTATCCGAATGTGCAGGCTAAAATGCAGGAAGAAGTGGATAGGATTGTTGGAAGAGACCGTCTGCCATGTGCTGAAGATCAGCCTCACTTGCCCTACATCATGGCTTTCTTGTATGAATCCATGCGTTTCAGCAGCTTTGTGCCTGTTACTATCCCACATGCCACCACAACCAACACCTTCATAATGGGCTACCTCATTCCCAAGGACACAGTGATTTTTGTTAATCAGTGGTCAGTGAATCATGATCCAGCAAAATGGTCCAACCCAGAGGATTTTGATCCAACGAGATTCCTGGATGAGAATGGATTCATCAATAAAGATCTTACTAGTAGTGTGATGATTTTCTCATTGGGAAAACGTCGGTGTATTGGAGAGGAGTTATCCAAGGTGCAGCTGTTTCTCTTTACCTCCATACTGGTGCATCAGTGCAATTTTACTGCTAATCCAAATGAGGACCCTAAAATGGACTTCACCTATGGGTTGACCATTAAACCTAAGCCATTTACCTTGAATGTTACACTTAGAGATACTATGGATTTGCTCGATCAGGCTGTCCAAAGACTGCAAGCAGAGAAAGCAGCCAATGAAAATCAGCTGTCAGCAAATGCCTAA